A window from Methylocystis sp. MJC1 encodes these proteins:
- a CDS encoding GNAT family N-acetyltransferase: MTIVRDIRASDAEDWRRLWAGYNDFYESTVPADVTEHTLRRLFDPTSPLIGRIAETDGRIAGFTISVLHESTWTMTSSCYLEDLFVDPSLRGGGVGQALVQDLIDLGRAQGWSRIYWHTRTDNAPARRLYDKFVGADDFVRYRLTL, encoded by the coding sequence ATGACGATTGTCAGAGACATTCGTGCGTCCGACGCCGAAGACTGGCGCAGGCTCTGGGCTGGCTATAACGACTTCTATGAATCGACCGTGCCCGCCGATGTGACGGAGCATACTTTACGCCGGCTTTTCGATCCGACCTCACCTTTGATCGGACGCATCGCCGAGACCGACGGACGGATCGCTGGCTTTACCATTTCCGTGCTTCACGAAAGCACCTGGACAATGACGTCAAGCTGCTATCTCGAAGATTTATTCGTCGATCCCAGCCTGCGCGGCGGCGGCGTGGGACAGGCGTTGGTCCAGGATCTGATTGATCTGGGGCGCGCGCAGGGGTGGTCACGCATCTACTGGCATACACGAACAGACAACGCGCCCGCTCGTCGGCTCTATGATAAATTCGTCGGAGCCGACGATTTCGTGCGCTACCGCTTGACGCTGTAG
- a CDS encoding ABC transporter permease has protein sequence MKLSDIIIPLAVCAAALGAWEWIVMWRDIPPYVLPAPSAILDRLIEDRELLFSSLLVTLGVTLKALLIATSSGVALALLLAQSKWLERALLPFAIVLQVTPIVAIAPLLLVYLQPDNAVLVCAFLVAFFPILSNTALGLASVDHALQDLFELYHASPWQKLIYLRLPAALPQFLTGLRIGGGLSLIGAIVAELAAGASGQGSGLAYRIVEAGFRLDIPRMFAALALISAAGLAIYGALATLSHYLLRGWHESARERGE, from the coding sequence GTGAAACTTTCCGATATAATCATCCCCCTCGCCGTCTGCGCCGCAGCGCTTGGCGCGTGGGAATGGATCGTGATGTGGCGGGACATTCCGCCCTATGTTCTGCCGGCGCCGAGCGCAATTCTCGACAGGCTGATCGAGGATCGGGAGCTGCTCTTTTCCTCGCTCCTCGTCACATTGGGCGTGACGCTGAAAGCGCTTCTCATCGCCACGTCGAGCGGCGTGGCGCTCGCGCTTCTCCTCGCGCAATCGAAGTGGCTCGAGCGCGCGCTGCTGCCTTTTGCCATCGTGCTGCAAGTGACGCCCATCGTCGCCATTGCGCCGCTGCTGCTCGTCTATCTGCAGCCGGATAACGCCGTGCTCGTCTGCGCCTTTCTCGTCGCCTTCTTTCCCATTCTCTCCAATACGGCGCTGGGCCTCGCTTCGGTGGATCACGCGCTGCAAGACCTCTTCGAACTTTATCACGCCTCGCCATGGCAGAAGCTCATCTATCTGCGATTGCCCGCAGCGCTGCCGCAATTCCTCACGGGGCTGCGCATCGGCGGCGGACTGTCGCTGATCGGCGCCATTGTCGCAGAGCTTGCGGCGGGCGCCTCGGGCCAAGGCTCGGGCCTCGCCTATCGCATCGTCGAAGCGGGCTTTCGGCTCGATATTCCGCGCATGTTTGCGGCGTTGGCGCTGATCTCGGCTGCGGGACTTGCGATCTATGGCGCGCTGGCGACGCTGTCGCATTACCTGCTGCGCGGCTGGCACGAGAGCGCAAGGGAACGCGGTGAATGA
- a CDS encoding ABC transporter ATP-binding protein yields MGNDPFLSLQNVAKTFPNGVTALSGFDLDIYQGETLTLLGPSGCGKSTVLRLIAGLTQPSEGVISWTYPRTRKKLSVVFQEPTLLPWASAFDNVYLPLRLAGKSPAASQERVMEALSRVGLADFADALPRELSGGMKMRCAIARALVTEPALILMDEPFAALDEVTRFKLNDDLVALKKDLGATIVFVTHSIFESAFLSTRIIVMSTPFGKIVDEIDVDPAIERNADFRMSDTFAQISRRASRALGHAMREEA; encoded by the coding sequence ATGGGAAATGATCCCTTCCTCTCCCTTCAAAACGTCGCCAAAACCTTCCCCAATGGCGTCACCGCGCTCTCGGGTTTCGATCTCGACATCTATCAAGGCGAAACACTCACTTTGCTCGGTCCTTCCGGCTGCGGCAAATCCACGGTGCTGCGCCTCATCGCGGGTCTCACGCAACCGAGCGAAGGCGTCATCTCCTGGACCTATCCGCGCACGCGTAAAAAGCTCAGCGTCGTCTTTCAGGAGCCGACGCTGCTGCCCTGGGCGAGCGCCTTCGACAATGTCTATCTGCCGTTGCGGCTCGCAGGCAAAAGCCCCGCGGCGTCACAAGAGCGCGTGATGGAGGCGCTTTCGCGCGTCGGCCTCGCCGATTTCGCCGATGCGCTGCCGCGCGAGCTTTCCGGCGGCATGAAGATGCGCTGCGCCATCGCCCGCGCGCTCGTCACCGAGCCCGCGCTCATTCTGATGGACGAGCCCTTCGCGGCGCTCGACGAAGTCACGCGCTTCAAGCTCAACGACGATCTCGTCGCCTTGAAGAAGGATCTCGGCGCCACGATCGTGTTCGTTACGCACTCCATTTTCGAAAGCGCCTTTCTCTCGACGCGCATCATTGTGATGTCGACGCCCTTTGGAAAGATCGTCGATGAGATCGACGTCGACCCTGCAATCGAGCGCAACGCCGATTTCAGGATGAGCGACACATTCGCCCAAATCTCGCGTCGCGCCTCGCGCGCGCTCGGCCACGCGATGAGGGAAGAAGCGTGA
- a CDS encoding ABC transporter substrate-binding protein has product MFPRLFIAILTILFALPAHALDKVTFATNWRAQAEHGGFYQAVADGTYARYGLDVTIQQGGPQINARLLLASGRVDFAMGANTIQMFESVAQQVPIVTVASMFQIDPVIFMSHPGVGLDRFEDLPKATAFIASDMRASVWQWLKQAYGFKDEKVKPYGFNSAPFIADKKAIQEGLVTSEPYAIEMRAGFKPNVFMLSDIGYDGYSTTIETRTETIEQKADLVQRFVDASIIGWYNYVYGDNAAANAAIKRDNPEMTDGQIAFSLAKMKERGIVDSGDSLTIGVGAMTDARMKSFFDKMAKAGVVPADLDYKKGYTLRFIGKKVGMELRR; this is encoded by the coding sequence ATGTTTCCTCGTCTCTTTATTGCGATTCTGACGATCCTCTTCGCCCTGCCGGCGCACGCCCTCGACAAGGTGACCTTCGCCACCAATTGGCGCGCCCAGGCCGAGCATGGCGGCTTTTATCAGGCCGTAGCCGACGGCACTTACGCGCGCTACGGGCTCGATGTGACGATCCAGCAAGGCGGGCCGCAGATCAATGCGCGGCTGCTGCTCGCCTCGGGTCGCGTCGATTTCGCCATGGGCGCCAATACGATCCAGATGTTCGAATCCGTTGCGCAACAAGTGCCGATCGTCACCGTCGCCAGTATGTTTCAGATCGACCCCGTGATCTTCATGTCGCATCCGGGCGTCGGGCTCGACCGTTTCGAGGATTTGCCGAAGGCGACCGCCTTCATCGCCAGCGACATGCGCGCATCGGTGTGGCAATGGCTGAAACAGGCCTATGGCTTCAAAGACGAGAAAGTGAAGCCCTATGGCTTCAATTCGGCGCCTTTCATCGCGGACAAGAAGGCCATTCAGGAAGGTCTTGTGACCTCCGAGCCCTATGCGATCGAAATGCGGGCCGGTTTCAAGCCCAATGTTTTTATGCTGTCGGACATTGGCTATGACGGCTATTCGACCACGATCGAGACGCGCACGGAAACGATCGAGCAGAAAGCCGACCTCGTGCAGCGCTTCGTCGACGCCTCCATCATCGGCTGGTACAACTATGTCTATGGCGACAACGCCGCCGCCAACGCCGCCATCAAGCGCGACAACCCCGAGATGACCGACGGTCAAATCGCCTTTTCGCTCGCCAAAATGAAAGAGCGCGGCATTGTGGATTCAGGCGACTCTCTGACGATTGGCGTCGGCGCCATGACCGACGCGCGCATGAAGAGCTTCTTCGACAAAATGGCCAAGGCGGGGGTCGTGCCCGCGGACCTCGATTACAAGAAGGGCTACACGCTGCGCTTTATCGGCAAGAAGGTCGGGATGGAGCTGCGGCGGTGA
- a CDS encoding TldD/PmbA family protein: MLLSSDDAKAISEKIIARSSADACVVKIDGGEDNSLRFARGGATTNITTSKARLRISSHIGRRVGAVTTTRLDDDALDAARVRSEEIARVLPVDPDYVAPLGPQNYDASARYDEDASGFRLDALAAQAARVIAEGASRGVHTFGCATGARRFSALATSNGLFAYERWSEIDLSATARNKTGTWSGWAGAHEFLSARLDADSIARRACAKAAQDVEPVDLEPGDYTVILEPAAVAELAFWVMSAMDARAADEGRSFYARAGGGTKIGEKLFDEKLTIRVDPADPLAPEGGVGWEGVPHRARAFIDKGVVSGLYRSRAWAQKTNAEAIPFAANFVVEGGDASLDDMIRSVKRGVLVTRFWYENMVDRKSLLLTGLTRDGNFLIENGHVSAPVRNMRFNQRLGELFGKIVALGKTERTWRAAGGGGAAAAPPLLAEKFHFSSKSSGV; the protein is encoded by the coding sequence ATGTTGCTTTCTTCCGACGACGCCAAAGCCATCAGCGAGAAGATCATCGCGCGATCCAGCGCCGACGCCTGCGTGGTGAAGATCGACGGCGGCGAGGACAACAGCCTGCGCTTCGCGCGCGGCGGCGCGACGACCAATATCACGACCTCGAAAGCGCGCCTGCGCATCTCCTCGCATATCGGCCGGCGCGTCGGCGCGGTCACCACGACGCGCCTCGACGATGATGCGCTCGACGCCGCGCGCGTGCGCTCTGAGGAGATCGCGCGCGTGTTGCCGGTCGATCCCGACTATGTCGCCCCGCTCGGCCCGCAGAATTACGACGCCTCGGCGCGCTATGACGAAGACGCATCGGGCTTTCGCCTCGACGCGCTCGCGGCGCAAGCGGCGCGCGTCATCGCGGAAGGCGCGAGCAGAGGCGTCCATACTTTCGGCTGCGCGACCGGCGCGCGGCGCTTCTCCGCGCTCGCGACGAGCAACGGGCTCTTCGCCTATGAGCGCTGGAGCGAGATCGACCTTTCGGCCACGGCGCGCAACAAGACGGGCACATGGTCGGGCTGGGCCGGCGCGCATGAGTTCCTCAGTGCGCGCCTCGACGCGGACAGCATTGCGCGGCGCGCCTGCGCGAAGGCGGCGCAAGACGTAGAGCCCGTTGATCTCGAGCCCGGCGATTACACAGTGATCCTCGAGCCCGCGGCCGTCGCGGAGCTCGCCTTCTGGGTGATGAGCGCCATGGACGCGCGCGCCGCCGACGAAGGCCGCAGCTTTTATGCGCGGGCGGGCGGCGGGACGAAGATCGGCGAAAAGCTCTTCGACGAGAAGCTGACGATCCGCGTCGATCCCGCCGATCCGCTTGCGCCGGAGGGCGGCGTCGGCTGGGAAGGCGTCCCGCATCGCGCCCGCGCCTTCATCGACAAGGGCGTCGTGAGCGGGCTCTATCGCTCGCGCGCATGGGCGCAGAAGACCAATGCGGAGGCCATTCCTTTCGCGGCCAATTTCGTCGTCGAAGGCGGCGACGCCTCGCTCGACGACATGATCCGTTCCGTGAAGCGCGGCGTGCTCGTCACGCGCTTCTGGTACGAGAATATGGTCGATCGAAAGAGCCTGCTACTCACCGGCCTCACCCGCGACGGCAATTTCCTCATCGAGAATGGCCACGTGAGCGCGCCGGTGCGCAACATGCGCTTCAACCAGCGGTTGGGGGAGCTCTTCGGCAAGATCGTCGCGCTGGGCAAAACCGAGCGGACTTGGCGCGCGGCGGGGGGCGGCGGCGCAGCGGCGGCCCCGCCTCTGCTGGCGGAGAAGTTCCACTTCTCGTCCAAATCCAGCGGCGTCTGA
- a CDS encoding TldD/PmbA family protein, which translates to MAPTYAPVRDAPERATASGDHFTLDRALLDGLADLALDGAKRGGARYADIRLGETLQEYVRAEDDRLEHFDERTLRGFGLRVLLDGSWGFYGARRLDAASVREGVERALDNARAMRAIQPRAIELEQLPAHEAEWIMPMGVDPFSVSTREKSDLLLSICAAARDNGADFCSASLSIAREERLFANSLGARIRQTRTRVHPSFTATAVDRDTDRMASRESLAPARGAGWEYVTGAGLLDEAARAGREARAKLAAKPVVASDYDLVIDPTNLWLTIHETVGHSTELDRVLGWEANFAGTSFIRPAMLGNLRLGSELMTIVADRSQPGALATIGYDDDGAPATSAEFKIVEKGVLKNFQMALGQAHHIGLSASNGCAYADDPTSFPIQRMPNISLAPNPEKCALDDLVSGVESGVYIVGAGSWSIDQQRDNFQFGGQLFYEIKNGRLGEMLRDVAYQGRTIPFWNSLDGLGDASAYHLDGTFTCGKAEPVQVAPVSHGSPPARFRNVRVLNTSPGA; encoded by the coding sequence GTGGCCCCGACATATGCGCCTGTGAGGGACGCGCCGGAGCGCGCAACAGCCAGCGGCGACCACTTTACGCTGGACCGCGCCTTGCTCGACGGCCTCGCCGATCTTGCGCTGGACGGCGCCAAGCGCGGCGGCGCGCGCTATGCGGACATCCGCCTCGGCGAAACACTGCAAGAATATGTGCGAGCCGAGGATGACCGGCTCGAACATTTCGACGAGCGCACGTTGCGCGGCTTCGGCCTGCGCGTGCTGCTCGACGGCTCCTGGGGCTTCTATGGCGCGCGCCGCCTCGACGCGGCGAGCGTTCGGGAAGGCGTCGAACGCGCCTTGGACAACGCCCGCGCCATGCGGGCGATCCAGCCGCGCGCAATCGAGCTGGAACAGCTCCCGGCGCATGAGGCCGAGTGGATCATGCCCATGGGCGTCGATCCTTTCTCTGTCTCGACGCGGGAGAAATCCGACCTTCTTTTGTCGATCTGCGCCGCGGCGCGCGACAATGGCGCGGATTTCTGCTCGGCCTCGCTCTCCATCGCGCGCGAGGAGCGCCTCTTCGCCAATAGTCTCGGTGCGCGCATCCGGCAGACGCGCACGCGCGTCCATCCCTCCTTCACCGCCACCGCCGTCGATCGCGACACCGACCGCATGGCCTCGCGCGAAAGCCTCGCCCCGGCGCGCGGCGCCGGCTGGGAATATGTGACGGGCGCCGGCCTGCTCGATGAAGCCGCGCGAGCCGGTCGCGAGGCGCGCGCCAAGCTCGCAGCGAAACCCGTCGTCGCCAGCGATTACGACCTTGTCATAGACCCGACCAATCTCTGGCTCACGATCCACGAGACCGTGGGCCATTCCACCGAGCTCGACCGCGTGCTGGGATGGGAGGCGAATTTCGCCGGCACCAGCTTCATCAGGCCGGCGATGCTCGGCAACCTTCGTCTCGGCTCGGAGCTGATGACCATCGTCGCCGACCGTTCGCAGCCCGGCGCGCTCGCGACCATCGGCTATGACGACGACGGCGCGCCGGCGACTTCAGCCGAATTCAAGATCGTCGAGAAGGGCGTGCTGAAGAACTTCCAGATGGCGTTAGGGCAAGCGCATCATATCGGCCTTTCCGCCTCGAATGGCTGCGCTTATGCGGATGATCCGACATCTTTCCCGATCCAGCGCATGCCGAATATCTCGCTCGCGCCGAACCCTGAAAAATGCGCGCTCGACGACCTCGTGAGCGGCGTCGAGAGCGGCGTCTATATCGTCGGCGCCGGAAGTTGGAGCATCGACCAGCAGCGCGACAATTTCCAGTTCGGCGGCCAGCTCTTCTATGAGATCAAGAACGGCAGGCTCGGCGAGATGCTGCGCGACGTCGCCTATCAGGGCCGCACGATTCCTTTCTGGAATTCGCTCGACGGGCTCGGCGACGCGAGCGCCTATCATCTCGACGGCACCTTCACCTGCGGCAAGGCGGAGCCCGTGCAGGTGGCGCCCGTCTCGCATGGCAGCCCGCCCGCGCGCTTCCGCAATGTGCGGGTGCTAAACACGAGCCCCGGCGCGTAA
- a CDS encoding RluA family pseudouridine synthase: protein MDLLSRLLHRDGLMLVIDKPAGVPVHRGPKGGPSLEDAFDQLRFGLPRAPALAHRLDKDTSGCLVLGRHRKALDRLGKLFKTGRISKTYWAVVEGVPEGDAGEIDLALGRLDAARGWWMQPDPMGLPSRTSWRVLGRAPEAGLSFIEFTPHTGRTHQIRVHAQAMGWPILGDPIYGSGRREGAPPLHLHARAIAIPMQDSKEPVCAEAPAPAHMLEAMAACGWRNDSDACAAMAPDLLNQPETPNLVE, encoded by the coding sequence ATGGATCTACTCTCACGACTCCTCCACCGGGACGGGCTGATGCTCGTTATCGACAAGCCCGCGGGCGTTCCAGTGCATCGCGGCCCCAAGGGGGGGCCGAGCCTCGAGGACGCCTTCGACCAACTGCGCTTCGGCCTGCCGCGCGCTCCGGCGCTCGCCCATCGGCTGGATAAGGACACCTCCGGCTGCCTCGTGCTCGGGCGCCATCGCAAGGCGCTCGACCGGCTCGGCAAGCTCTTCAAGACCGGCCGCATCTCCAAAACCTATTGGGCCGTGGTGGAAGGCGTGCCGGAAGGCGACGCAGGCGAGATCGACCTTGCGCTCGGCCGGCTCGACGCCGCGCGCGGCTGGTGGATGCAGCCGGACCCCATGGGGTTGCCCTCGCGCACGAGCTGGCGCGTGCTCGGCCGGGCGCCGGAGGCGGGCTTGTCCTTCATCGAGTTTACGCCGCATACCGGCCGCACGCACCAAATCCGCGTCCATGCGCAGGCCATGGGCTGGCCGATCCTGGGCGACCCCATCTATGGGAGCGGACGGCGCGAAGGGGCGCCGCCGCTGCATCTGCACGCGCGAGCGATCGCGATCCCCATGCAGGACAGCAAGGAGCCCGTGTGCGCCGAGGCTCCGGCGCCGGCGCATATGCTGGAGGCCATGGCCGCTTGTGGCTGGCGGAATGACAGTGACGCTTGCGCCGCAATGGCGCCAGATTTGCTAAACCAGCCGGAAACGCCCAACTTAGTCGAATGA
- a CDS encoding SGNH/GDSL hydrolase family protein, whose product MANQGFAVLLPNLRRAFFVLAVATGLGLLSLKRGDEPTVACSLANAGANDYRILVVGESWASDGKIFPDLPETVSNRLGGRGVRACSIGFNGRNSRLLYSELREKFPKFRLYSLSEGNAPDKVILMTGVNDAIQHIGASAYVEFTEKLVDYFSDAGDVEIISIPRVNERWFKPPNLFSLMKRNVLRCLHDGCDYQVNDVYRVALWRDHPQLHIIEFDNFIDKFEGHEDNYTLDGVHLTDETYHRYGRFIGAAITLAPNENPRR is encoded by the coding sequence TTGGCGAATCAAGGATTTGCCGTTCTGCTGCCAAATCTGCGGCGAGCGTTTTTCGTCCTCGCCGTGGCCACCGGCCTGGGCCTGCTGAGCCTCAAGCGGGGCGACGAGCCAACGGTCGCCTGCTCCCTCGCCAACGCCGGCGCCAATGATTACCGGATTCTCGTCGTCGGAGAATCCTGGGCTTCTGACGGCAAGATTTTCCCGGACCTGCCCGAGACCGTCTCGAACCGCCTCGGCGGCAGGGGCGTGCGGGCCTGTAGCATTGGCTTCAATGGCCGCAACTCCCGCCTTCTCTACTCGGAGCTGCGCGAGAAATTCCCGAAATTCAGGCTCTATTCACTCTCTGAGGGCAATGCGCCGGATAAGGTCATTCTGATGACCGGCGTCAATGACGCGATCCAGCATATCGGCGCCTCCGCCTATGTGGAGTTCACCGAGAAGCTCGTGGATTATTTTTCCGACGCCGGGGATGTCGAGATTATCTCGATCCCCCGCGTGAACGAACGCTGGTTCAAGCCGCCGAATCTCTTCAGCCTGATGAAGCGCAATGTATTGCGCTGCCTCCACGACGGATGCGATTATCAGGTCAACGATGTTTATCGCGTCGCGCTATGGCGCGACCATCCTCAGCTGCACATCATCGAATTCGATAATTTCATCGACAAATTCGAGGGGCACGAGGATAATTACACGCTCGACGGCGTGCATCTGACCGACGAGACCTATCACAGATACGGCAGGTTCATCGGCGCGGCCATTACGCTCGCGCCCAATGAGAATCCGCGCAGATAG
- a CDS encoding acyltransferase family protein has translation MSVTTDKFAAPGALRMALAFSVFLHHTTKFNLGMSAVLIFFVLSGYWVATMWAKTYSQTNWSYFTFLVSRVWRVTPVFALCSAIAWALLWWRGGAPDDAGRLMHQLFSNVMILGYNSLSYQANVPGWSLDMEVQFYLVAPLVIFLISRNLYAVLGCVALSLFAPKLGGSSTVLPFLYFFGIGVAAATHDLRPSRRLAYASLAASFALLFAYGLVFVTNLDATQTAAVAFSSKANLFIAVMMTPWAIYTTQQASGATDRMVGDMSYIFYLLHWSVIGAIGTGEGSYMDRLLLSAEAIAIILAGSYLIWRLIDRPIGKLRAAWVSGRHISVERMGAAQAAAAA, from the coding sequence ATGTCGGTCACAACGGATAAATTCGCCGCCCCTGGCGCGCTGAGAATGGCGCTGGCTTTCTCGGTCTTTCTGCATCACACGACCAAGTTCAACCTCGGCATGTCGGCCGTGCTGATCTTCTTCGTGCTCAGCGGTTATTGGGTCGCGACCATGTGGGCGAAGACCTATTCGCAGACCAACTGGTCCTACTTCACCTTTCTCGTCTCGCGCGTGTGGCGCGTCACGCCGGTCTTTGCGCTCTGCTCGGCCATCGCCTGGGCGCTGCTATGGTGGCGCGGCGGCGCGCCCGACGACGCCGGCCGGCTGATGCACCAGCTTTTCTCCAATGTGATGATCCTCGGATATAATTCGCTGTCCTATCAGGCGAATGTGCCGGGTTGGTCGCTCGATATGGAAGTCCAGTTCTATCTCGTCGCGCCGCTCGTCATTTTCCTTATCTCGCGCAACCTCTATGCCGTGCTCGGCTGCGTGGCGCTCTCACTTTTTGCGCCCAAGCTCGGCGGCTCGTCGACTGTCCTGCCCTTCCTATACTTCTTCGGCATCGGCGTCGCGGCGGCGACCCATGACCTCAGGCCCTCGCGTCGCCTCGCCTATGCTTCGCTTGCCGCGAGCTTCGCGCTGCTTTTCGCCTATGGCTTGGTCTTCGTAACGAATCTCGACGCGACACAGACGGCGGCGGTCGCCTTCAGCAGCAAGGCCAATCTCTTCATCGCCGTGATGATGACGCCCTGGGCCATCTACACCACGCAGCAGGCGTCCGGCGCGACCGACCGCATGGTTGGCGACATGTCCTATATCTTCTACCTGCTGCATTGGTCGGTGATCGGCGCGATTGGAACGGGCGAAGGCTCCTATATGGATCGCCTCCTGCTCTCCGCCGAGGCGATCGCCATCATTCTCGCCGGCTCCTATCTCATCTGGCGTCTGATCGACCGTCCGATCGGGAAATTGCGCGCGGCCTGGGTCTCCGGCCGACACATCTCGGTCGAGCGGATGGGGGCGGCGCAAGCGGCGGCGGCGGCGTGA
- a CDS encoding enoyl-CoA hydratase — translation MAITSPTPKLRVELAHGVARLLIDNGSKRNAFDLQMWRALPALMAAVDAEAEARVVVLSGASGLPFCSGADISEFSTVRATSGGGRAYEQANVEAFDAISSCSKPTVAAISGFCMGGGMGLASACDLRVAREGTVFGIPAGRLGVGYPPSAMRYVVTAVGAQRAMEMFFTARRLTATEALDAGFLCRLLDQETFEGAVDELAETIAANAPLTLRAAKAAIRAAAQLPNASTPDQCEALAAQCFDSADYMEGRAAFLEKRAPKFTGK, via the coding sequence ATGGCCATTACCTCTCCCACACCCAAGCTCCGCGTCGAACTCGCCCATGGCGTCGCGCGGCTCCTCATCGACAATGGATCAAAGCGCAACGCCTTCGATCTCCAAATGTGGCGCGCGCTGCCAGCGCTGATGGCGGCGGTGGACGCGGAAGCCGAAGCCCGCGTCGTCGTGCTGTCCGGAGCGTCGGGCCTACCCTTCTGTTCCGGCGCTGACATTTCGGAATTTTCCACAGTGCGTGCGACGAGCGGCGGCGGCCGCGCCTATGAGCAGGCCAATGTCGAGGCTTTCGACGCCATCTCGTCCTGTTCCAAGCCGACTGTCGCCGCGATCAGCGGCTTCTGCATGGGCGGAGGCATGGGGCTAGCCTCGGCCTGTGATCTCCGCGTGGCGCGGGAGGGGACGGTTTTCGGCATTCCGGCAGGGCGCCTCGGCGTCGGCTATCCGCCGTCGGCCATGCGCTATGTGGTGACGGCGGTGGGCGCGCAGCGCGCCATGGAGATGTTCTTCACCGCCCGCCGCCTCACGGCGACAGAAGCGCTCGACGCCGGTTTTCTGTGTCGCCTTCTGGATCAGGAAACCTTCGAAGGGGCGGTCGACGAACTCGCCGAGACGATCGCAGCCAACGCACCTCTGACCCTGCGCGCCGCCAAGGCCGCAATCCGCGCCGCCGCGCAATTGCCGAATGCGTCGACGCCCGACCAATGCGAGGCGCTCGCCGCGCAATGTTTCGACAGCGCGGATTACATGGAGGGCAGGGCGGCGTTCCTGGAAAAGCGCGCGCCGAAGTTCACGGGAAAATAA
- a CDS encoding AAA family ATPase, translating to MADQEPTLHLVCGKIAAGKSTLCRRLAVSPQAVLISEDRWMARLFEQELRTVEDYVRYSARLRAAMGEHVEDLLRAGLSVVLDFPANTVANRKWMRGLFENAGAAHQLHYLKISDATCRARLQKRNADREHEFQVTDEEFDRITGYFVPPAREEGFNVVVHSED from the coding sequence ATGGCCGACCAGGAACCGACGCTTCATCTGGTTTGCGGCAAGATCGCCGCAGGAAAGTCCACTCTCTGCCGGCGTCTCGCCGTGTCCCCACAAGCGGTGCTGATCAGCGAGGACAGGTGGATGGCGCGTCTGTTCGAGCAGGAGCTCAGGACCGTCGAGGACTACGTGCGCTATTCTGCTCGGCTCCGCGCGGCCATGGGCGAGCATGTCGAGGATTTGTTGCGCGCCGGCCTTTCCGTTGTGCTGGACTTCCCCGCCAACACTGTCGCGAACCGAAAATGGATGCGCGGCCTCTTCGAAAACGCGGGCGCTGCACATCAGCTTCACTACCTAAAAATATCAGACGCAACCTGCCGGGCGCGCCTCCAGAAGCGCAACGCCGATCGTGAGCATGAATTCCAAGTAACGGACGAAGAGTTCGACAGGATTACCGGATATTTTGTGCCTCCGGCCAGGGAAGAAGGCTTTAACGTCGTCGTCCATTCCGAGGATTGA